A genome region from Pseudomonas helmanticensis includes the following:
- a CDS encoding mannose-1-phosphate guanylyltransferase/mannose-6-phosphate isomerase — translation MLIPVILSGGAGTRLWPVSREGHPKPFMNLPDGQSLLGKTYQRAAALLDGWGDIVTVTNREYYFQSKDHYCAAHVSRHRGHFLLEPTGRNTAPAIAAAALSLQALHGDDAIMVVMPADHLIVNQDALKTAVEHAVNLAKDGYLVTFGVIPTAPETGFGYIETGAPLDAKGAAKVQRFVEKPDLQTATHYLESGNFLWNSGMFCFTTATVIAELQLHAPELLEQTRACMAASAPIETVGCLQQELSPALFAEITDISIDYALMERSEKVVVVPAGFDWSDIGSWGAVAALVPADADNNRASGEAIFIDSHNNFVQSEDRLVATVGVDNLIIVDTADAVLVAHADRAQDVRRVAKQLKDKSHEAYRLHRTVSRPWGTYTVLEEGPRFKIKRIVVKPGGKLSLQMHHHRNEHWVVVEGMAKVTNNGTGTHLVAKNESTFIAAGHKHRLENPGVIDLVIIEVQSGEYLGEDDIVRFEDHYGRTD, via the coding sequence ATGCTGATCCCCGTGATTTTGTCCGGCGGTGCCGGCACCCGTTTGTGGCCGGTGTCCCGCGAGGGCCATCCGAAACCGTTCATGAATTTGCCCGACGGCCAGTCGCTGCTCGGCAAGACCTACCAGCGCGCCGCAGCTTTGCTCGACGGCTGGGGCGACATCGTCACGGTGACCAATCGCGAGTACTACTTCCAGAGCAAGGATCACTATTGCGCCGCCCACGTGTCGCGCCATCGCGGGCACTTCCTGCTCGAGCCGACCGGGCGCAACACTGCGCCGGCTATCGCTGCCGCAGCCTTGTCACTGCAAGCGCTGCACGGTGATGACGCGATCATGGTGGTAATGCCGGCCGACCATTTGATCGTCAATCAGGACGCGCTGAAAACCGCCGTCGAGCACGCGGTCAATCTGGCCAAGGACGGTTATCTAGTGACCTTCGGCGTGATCCCGACCGCGCCGGAAACCGGCTTCGGCTACATCGAAACCGGCGCACCGCTGGACGCCAAAGGCGCGGCGAAAGTGCAGCGCTTCGTCGAGAAACCCGACCTGCAAACCGCCACGCATTATCTGGAAAGCGGCAACTTCCTGTGGAATTCGGGGATGTTCTGCTTCACCACCGCCACCGTGATTGCCGAGCTGCAATTGCATGCGCCTGAACTGCTGGAACAGACCCGCGCCTGCATGGCCGCCAGCGCACCGATCGAAACCGTCGGCTGCTTGCAGCAAGAACTGTCACCGGCGCTGTTCGCGGAAATCACCGACATCTCCATCGACTACGCGCTGATGGAGCGCTCAGAAAAAGTCGTCGTGGTGCCGGCCGGTTTTGACTGGAGCGATATCGGTTCGTGGGGCGCCGTCGCGGCTCTGGTGCCCGCCGATGCCGACAACAACCGCGCCAGCGGCGAGGCGATCTTCATTGATAGCCACAATAACTTCGTGCAGAGCGAAGATCGGTTGGTGGCGACGGTGGGTGTGGATAACTTGATTATCGTCGACACCGCCGACGCGGTGCTGGTGGCTCACGCCGACCGTGCGCAGGACGTGCGGCGGGTGGCCAAGCAACTCAAGGACAAATCCCACGAAGCCTATCGGTTGCATCGTACAGTCAGCCGCCCGTGGGGTACTTACACTGTTCTCGAAGAAGGGCCGCGCTTCAAGATCAAGCGCATCGTGGTCAAACCCGGTGGCAAGCTGTCCCTGCAAATGCACCATCACCGCAATGAACACTGGGTGGTCGTCGAAGGGATGGCCAAGGTCACCAATAACGGCACCGGCACGCATCTGGTGGCCAAGAACGAATCGACGTTCATCGCCGCCGGCCACAAGCACCGCCTGGAAAACCCCGGCGTGATCGATCTGGTGATCATCGAAGTGCAGAGCGGCGAATACCTGGGAGAGGACGATATCGTCCGCTTCGAAGACCATTACGGCAGGACCGATTGA
- the gmd gene encoding GDP-mannose 4,6-dehydratase, with the protein MTKSALITGITGQDGAYLAKLLLDKGYKVHGLVARRSSDSRWRLREMGVEADIVYLDGDMADACSVQRAVIKSAPDEVYNLAAQSFVAASWDQPVTTGIVDGLGVTHLLEAIRQFSPHTRFYQASTSEMFGLIQAEQQDENTPFYPRSPYGVAKLYGHWITVNYRESFNLHASSGILFNHESPLRGIEFVTRKVTDAAARIKQGKQQELALGNIDAKRDWGFAGDYVEAMWLMLQQDKPDDFVVATGVTTTVREMCRIAFDHVGLNYRDYVKIDPAFFRPAEVEVLLGNPAKAQRVLGWKPKTDLDTLIRMMMDADMKRVAKE; encoded by the coding sequence ATGACAAAAAGTGCACTGATCACAGGGATCACCGGCCAGGACGGCGCGTATCTGGCCAAGTTGCTGCTCGACAAGGGCTACAAGGTTCACGGCCTCGTGGCGCGGCGCAGCAGCGATTCGCGCTGGCGTCTGCGCGAGATGGGCGTCGAAGCCGACATCGTCTACCTCGACGGTGACATGGCCGATGCCTGCTCGGTACAGCGCGCAGTCATCAAGTCGGCGCCGGACGAGGTCTATAACCTTGCCGCGCAAAGCTTCGTCGCCGCCTCGTGGGATCAACCGGTGACCACCGGCATCGTCGACGGTCTGGGCGTGACGCACTTGCTCGAGGCGATCCGTCAGTTCAGCCCGCACACGCGCTTCTATCAGGCCTCGACCAGCGAAATGTTCGGCCTGATCCAGGCTGAGCAGCAGGACGAGAACACGCCGTTCTATCCGCGCAGCCCGTACGGCGTAGCCAAACTCTACGGCCACTGGATCACCGTCAACTATCGCGAAAGCTTCAACCTGCATGCCAGCAGCGGCATCCTCTTCAACCATGAATCGCCCCTGCGCGGCATCGAGTTCGTCACCCGCAAGGTCACCGACGCTGCCGCGCGTATCAAACAAGGCAAACAGCAGGAGCTGGCGCTGGGCAACATCGACGCGAAACGCGACTGGGGTTTTGCCGGCGATTACGTCGAAGCCATGTGGCTGATGCTGCAACAGGACAAGCCTGACGATTTCGTCGTCGCCACCGGTGTCACCACCACGGTGCGCGAGATGTGCCGCATCGCCTTCGATCACGTCGGCCTCAACTACCGTGATTACGTGAAAATCGACCCGGCGTTTTTCCGCCCGGCCGAAGTTGAAGTGCTGCTCGGCAATCCGGCCAAGGCTCAGCGCGTGCTGGGCTGGAAGCCGAAAACCGACCTGGATACCTTGATCCGCATGATGATGGATGCGGACATGAAACGCGTCGCCAAGGAGTAG
- a CDS encoding GDP-mannose 4,6-dehydratase encodes MKKRLFVTGLSGFVGQHIQSRLASPDSSWELLPAAAPYDLTDPDSLLDLWPQLPDAVIHLAGQTFVPQAFRDPAGTLEINLLGTLNLLQALKARGFQGTFLYVSSGDVYGQVGENHLPITEQQPPCPRNPYAVSKLSAEFLSLQWGLSEGWPVLVARPFNHIGSGQKDSFVIASAARQICRIKQGLQAPQLEVGDIDVTRDFLDVGDVISAYLALLEKGTPGQVYNICSGHEQSIRSLIEQLGDLAEVEMQLVQDPARMRRADQRRVCGSHARLAKTTGWAPEITTQQSLRAILSDWEMRVRQE; translated from the coding sequence TTGAAAAAGCGTCTGTTCGTCACGGGTCTCAGTGGATTCGTGGGACAACATATTCAGTCTCGTCTGGCATCGCCTGATTCGTCGTGGGAGCTGCTGCCTGCCGCTGCACCCTACGACCTGACAGATCCGGACAGCCTCCTCGACCTGTGGCCGCAACTGCCCGACGCCGTCATTCATCTGGCCGGGCAGACGTTTGTCCCGCAAGCCTTTCGTGACCCGGCGGGCACCCTCGAAATCAATCTGCTCGGCACCCTCAATCTGCTGCAAGCGCTCAAGGCGCGCGGCTTTCAGGGCACGTTCCTGTACGTCAGCTCGGGCGATGTCTACGGCCAGGTCGGCGAAAACCATCTGCCGATCACCGAGCAACAACCGCCCTGCCCGCGCAACCCTTACGCCGTGAGCAAACTCTCCGCCGAGTTTCTCAGCCTGCAATGGGGCCTGAGCGAAGGCTGGCCGGTGCTGGTGGCGCGCCCGTTCAATCACATCGGCAGCGGGCAGAAAGACAGCTTTGTCATCGCCAGCGCCGCCCGCCAGATCTGCCGCATCAAACAAGGTTTGCAGGCGCCGCAACTGGAGGTTGGCGACATCGACGTGACGCGCGACTTCCTCGATGTCGGCGATGTCATCTCGGCGTACTTGGCGTTGCTGGAAAAAGGCACACCGGGACAGGTTTACAACATTTGCTCGGGGCACGAGCAAAGCATCCGCAGCCTGATCGAACAACTGGGCGATCTGGCTGAGGTCGAGATGCAACTGGTTCAGGATCCGGCGCGCATGCGACGCGCCGATCAGCGTCGCGTTTGCGGCAGCCACGCAAGACTGGCGAAAACCACCGGATGGGCGCCAGAAATCACCACACAACAATCCCTGCGGGCGATCCTGTCCGACTGGGAGATGCGAGTACGACAAGAATGA
- a CDS encoding glycosyltransferase: MNFILYSDVNDSSISQSLGRPEYSYYFVLKAYRPVLESLGRVHVVSSTAEVDALYRQLLAAGEDSVFLSFTPPQKTPVDLQCPTMCVVAWEFDSIPDEQWDNDPRQDWTQMLARQGRVITLSSHTARAIRRAMGEDFPVLVLPTPLWENFAAIRQQHLPVPVNPGAALAIKGCIFDTRTLGLSADALIPAPLSAEEEAALAAELEAARPPPLTFKRRLIIARHYLRLWALDLGRQQAEPVPRVKFLHNWYWEGLRDLFADNLHGWLEKRLPAICGPQPLPLIEPPPLDLPDTTSVVETRVDGVVYVTVFNPKDGRKNWHQLITAFCWAFRETCDATLVLKITQNDLASYYSELMTLLAQLTPFACRVVVMHGYLDDAQYARLYAAASFYVNASRCEGLCLPLMEFMSSGKPVIAPDHTAMEDYIDDSVAFMVKSSEELTIWPQDTRIIYRTLRYRPDWGSLKNAYEHSYRTAKAPTPEYQRMSAAAIQRMHDYCGFAPVQKRMADFFGLVPQTTDAAPVTDNASC; the protein is encoded by the coding sequence ATGAATTTCATTCTTTACTCGGACGTCAACGACAGCTCCATCAGCCAGAGCCTGGGGCGTCCCGAATACAGCTATTACTTCGTGCTCAAGGCCTATCGCCCGGTGCTGGAAAGCCTTGGACGAGTGCATGTGGTGTCGTCCACCGCCGAGGTCGACGCGCTTTACCGCCAACTGCTCGCCGCCGGTGAAGACAGTGTCTTCCTGTCGTTCACCCCGCCGCAGAAAACCCCGGTCGATCTGCAATGCCCGACGATGTGCGTGGTGGCGTGGGAGTTCGATTCGATCCCTGATGAGCAGTGGGACAACGATCCGCGCCAGGACTGGACGCAGATGCTCGCGCGGCAGGGCCGGGTGATCACCTTGTCGAGCCACACCGCGCGCGCCATTCGCCGAGCCATGGGCGAAGACTTTCCGGTGTTGGTGCTGCCGACGCCGCTGTGGGAAAACTTCGCGGCAATCCGTCAGCAGCATTTGCCGGTGCCGGTCAATCCGGGCGCCGCGCTGGCGATCAAGGGCTGCATTTTCGATACGCGCACGCTGGGCCTGTCCGCCGATGCGCTGATCCCGGCGCCGCTGAGCGCTGAAGAAGAGGCCGCACTGGCCGCCGAACTCGAAGCCGCCCGCCCGCCACCGCTGACCTTCAAGCGGCGCCTGATCATTGCCCGGCATTACTTGCGGCTGTGGGCGCTGGATCTCGGGCGTCAGCAAGCCGAGCCGGTGCCGCGGGTCAAATTTCTGCACAACTGGTATTGGGAAGGTCTTCGCGATCTGTTCGCGGACAACCTGCACGGCTGGCTCGAAAAACGCCTGCCGGCAATCTGTGGCCCTCAACCGCTGCCGCTGATCGAACCGCCTCCGCTGGATCTGCCGGACACCACCTCGGTGGTCGAAACCCGCGTTGACGGCGTGGTCTACGTCACCGTGTTCAATCCCAAGGATGGCCGCAAGAACTGGCATCAACTGATCACGGCGTTCTGCTGGGCGTTTCGTGAAACGTGCGACGCGACGCTGGTGCTGAAAATTACCCAGAACGATCTGGCGTCCTACTACAGCGAGTTGATGACCTTGCTCGCGCAGCTCACGCCGTTCGCCTGCCGGGTGGTGGTGATGCACGGTTACCTCGACGACGCGCAGTACGCCAGGCTCTATGCCGCCGCGAGTTTCTACGTCAATGCCTCGCGCTGCGAAGGCCTGTGCCTGCCGTTGATGGAGTTCATGTCCAGCGGCAAACCAGTGATCGCGCCGGATCACACAGCGATGGAAGACTACATCGATGATTCAGTGGCATTCATGGTCAAGTCCAGCGAAGAGCTGACCATCTGGCCGCAGGACACCCGCATCATCTATCGCACCCTGCGATACCGTCCGGATTGGGGCTCGCTGAAAAACGCCTACGAACACAGCTACCGCACGGCCAAGGCGCCAACCCCGGAATATCAGCGCATGTCGGCTGCTGCCATCCAGCGCATGCACGACTACTGTGGTTTTGCCCCGGTGCAAAAGCGCATGGCGGATTTTTTCGGCCTGGTGCCGCAGACCACGGATGCCGCGCCAGTGACGGATAACGCCTCATGCTGA